One Euphorbia lathyris chromosome 1, ddEupLath1.1, whole genome shotgun sequence DNA segment encodes these proteins:
- the LOC136210629 gene encoding AT-hook motif nuclear-localized protein 1, which yields METRETVSTSSGGGVTVVGSDAPSDYQIAPRSSDNPNSTAPLPPPQSAGSAPPHTAVVTVSGKKKRGRPRKYGPDGSVTMALSPKPISSAAPAPPPVIDFSTEKRPKIKTVSKPKFEMENIGEWVACSVGANFTPHIINVNAGEDVTMKIISFSQQGPRAICILSANGVISSVTLRQPDSSGGTLTYEGRFEILSLSGSFMPTESGGTRSRSGGMSVSLASPDGRVVGGGVAGLLVAASPVQVVVGSFLSGNQHEQKPKKQKPESITIMAPTAAVPISTAEPKSNLSPASFRGDSWSSLPSENRNKATDINVSLPAS from the exons ATGGAAACAAGAGAGACTGTTAGTACTAGTAGTGGAGGTGGGGTTACAGTGGTGGGATCCGATGCACCATCGGACTATCAAATCGCTCCTAGGTCCTCCGACAACCCTAATTCCACCGCGCCACTTCCTCCACCGCAATCTGCGGGGTCTGCTCCGCCACACACGGCGGTGGTGACGGTGTCTGGGAAGAAGAAACGAGGAAGGCCAAGAAAGTATGGCCCAGATGGCTCTGTTACCATGGCTCTATCCCCGAAGCCGATATCTTCAGCAGCTCCGGCACCTCCTCCGGTAATCGATTTCTCTACCGAGAAAAGACCCAAAATAAAGACGGTGAGCAAGCCCAAGTTCGAGATGGAGAATAtag GTGAATGGGTTGCTTGCTCGGTTGGTGCTAATTTTACTCCGCATATCATCAATGTTAATGCGGGCGAG GATGTCACAATGAAGATCATATCATTTTCCCAACAAGGCCCTCGAGCCATATGCATCCTCTCTGCAAACGGGGTGATCTCAAGTGTCACACTTCGTCAGCCTGATTCATCCGGAGGGACACTGACATACGAG GGTCGCTTTGAGATTCTCTCGTTATCCGGTTCATTTATGCCCACGGAAAGTGGAGGAACAAGGAGCAGATCAGGTGGAATGAGTGTCTCATTAGCTAGTCCGGATGGACGCGTTGTAGGTGGTGGAGTTGCAGGTCTATTAGTAGCCGCGAGTCCTGTCCAG GTTGTAGTAGGCAGTTTTCTGTCCGGAAACCAGCATGAGCAGAAACCGAAGAAGCAAAAACCGGAGTCTATAACAATTATGGCACCAACTGCTGCAGTTCCTATATCTACTGCTGAACCAAAGTCCAACCTTTCGCCTGCCTCATTTCGCGGGGATAGTTGGTCTTCCTTACCGTCGGAAAATCGAAATAAGGCAACGGACATAAACGTATCTCTACCAGCAAGTTGA